The Flavobacterium psychrophilum genome includes a region encoding these proteins:
- the ppnK gene encoding inorganic polyphosphate kinase (catalyzes the phosphorylation of NAD to NADP) — translation MKIAVYGQYYKDNTEDIIEKMLTVFERYNPEIAFESNFYNVLNDHNLLDKHFPVFSGEDGLDAGFTLLICIGGDGTMLRAATYVGNKNIPILGINAGRLGFLATVQQENIELLLPLIFENKYKISPRSLLTLNYKGKEEEIHDLDYALNEMTVSRKDTTSMITIEIRLNGDYLNAYWADGLIISTPTGSTGYSLSCGGPILMPEVNSFVITPIAPHNLNARPLVIPDDTEIELVVSSRESQHLISLDSRIITVDVETTLCIKKAAFKINLVEFPQEKFLTTLRKKLLWGEDKRN, via the coding sequence ATGAAAATAGCTGTTTACGGACAATATTACAAGGATAATACCGAAGACATCATAGAGAAAATGCTGACTGTTTTTGAAAGGTATAACCCTGAGATAGCCTTCGAGTCTAATTTTTACAATGTACTTAACGACCACAATCTGCTGGACAAGCATTTTCCTGTTTTCTCGGGAGAAGACGGGCTTGATGCCGGCTTTACCCTGCTTATATGTATTGGCGGAGACGGCACTATGCTTCGCGCCGCCACCTATGTTGGCAACAAAAACATTCCGATACTCGGTATAAATGCCGGGCGACTTGGCTTTTTGGCAACCGTTCAGCAGGAAAACATAGAATTATTACTGCCGCTTATTTTTGAAAATAAGTACAAAATATCACCACGATCGTTACTAACACTGAACTATAAAGGCAAGGAAGAGGAAATTCATGACCTTGACTATGCCCTTAATGAAATGACTGTTAGCCGTAAAGATACCACCTCTATGATTACCATAGAAATAAGGCTTAACGGCGATTACCTTAATGCCTATTGGGCAGACGGGCTTATCATCTCCACCCCTACCGGATCTACAGGCTATTCTTTAAGCTGTGGCGGCCCGATACTAATGCCCGAAGTAAACAGTTTTGTAATTACACCTATTGCCCCGCACAACCTAAATGCGAGGCCGCTTGTAATACCAGATGATACCGAAATAGAACTGGTGGTTAGCAGCCGCGAAAGCCAGCACCTTATCTCTTTAGATTCGCGTATTATAACTGTAGATGTAGAAACCACACTATGTATTAAAAAAGCAGCGTTTAAAATCAATTTAGTAGAAT